The Brienomyrus brachyistius isolate T26 chromosome 7, BBRACH_0.4, whole genome shotgun sequence DNA segment TGCTGTCAGTTGCCAGTGCCAAACTGGGTATCAGAGCCTCCAACATATACAATGGGAAAGGCGGTCTGATTGATGACATCGCCCTCATCAGGTAGGAGGTCGAATAGAGCCATGCTTTCAGAGGAATAATTCCACACCACTCCCCAGGTTTAATATTTACTGTGCTCATGCCCCACAGGGATGATGATGTGCTGTATGTGTCTGAGGGAGATTCCTTCGTTGGTGGGTAATTAGACAGTCAAATTACTGTTTTACCTTTTATAGCACCTTTAGTACTATGTCATATTATTTAAAGGCagtatgtgttttatttattcccCTGATCTGTATGGTGTGACCCAGAGCCACAATGTGAAAATGGAGGCCCCGATGATCACTGCTTCTGGGCTGATACGGATTGGCTAACTCTGAATGTGGGGGGTCGCTGTTTTACCACCACAAGGTAACCAATATGCAACACAAGGGAAGCTGGCTTTGTAGTACTGTATAGTTACTGTATAGTTATTTACATTATAGTATTGTATAGTTACATTAGTGAAGTACTGTATAGTTAGTGTACTAGTCTTAGGGTAATGCTGTATAGTTATTTATATTAGTGAATAACCATATGGTTATGCACTAGGTTATGTTTTCTGCTTATCGTTTCCCTCTGTATCAGTTGTAATGAGCTAAACATGGACAGCCTCCATTAAGAGGATTTTTTTTCAGGAGCACGCTGGTCAGCAAGCAGCCAGAGAGCATGCTGGCGCACATGTTCAAGGACAAAGGTCAGTGCCTGCCTCAATGCCTGCCTCATTGCCTGCCTCAATGCCTGCCTCAGTGCCtgcctcaatgtctgcctcaatgtctgcctcaGTGCCTGCCTCAATGCCTGCCTCAATGCCtgcctcaatgtctgcctcaATGCCTGCCTCAATGCCTGCCTCGTCTGTATCCTGTCGGTCAGGAGCTGCACTATTTGCAAGCCTTTCAGCCGGTGCTTTTTTGAGAATTCAAAATTTTTTTGTTGTCATTTCACTATTTATATTATCGGTGGAGTGTGATGCTGTATTCAGAAGTCTGTTGTGTTGAGGAATGCAGAAATGGAGCTGACCTCTCCCACCTCAGCTGGACTGTTTCCTTGTTTGCCTGTCTCTGACACTGATTTTGATTCGCTCTCTCTCACCCTCAGATGTGTGGGGTAACAAATGCGACGAGCGCGGCGCCTACTTGATCGACCGCAGTCCTGACTACTTTGAGCCCATCCTGAACTACTTGCGTCATGGACAGCTGATAGTCAATGAGGGCATCAACCTGCTAGGTAGGAGCAGGGCAAACCCACATCAACCAGGGTACTAACTCACATGGCCATGAATGATGATCAGTGACGAGACTAAGAAACATAGAGAAAAATCAGCATAAACATAGGCAAATGAGAAGCGAAAGTGATTAGTCGTCATTGTCGGCACACCACaaggaaatgtgtcctctgcatttaacccatatgttaAGTAGGGAGGGGATCCAAAGCCGGGGAGCTAAACGGGGAAATGCACGGTCACCATAGCCTTGGAGTTTGGAAGGCGTAATGAGGAGAGAGCCAGAAGACGATCTAAGAGTGCAGGGAGGCTGGTAGGGGAGAAGCAGCCCAGAAAGGTATGATGGGGCTTGGTAACTAAGAGCTTTGAATGCCAGGAGAAGTAGTTTAATATGGATGTGTTCTTTCATAGGTAGCCAGTGCAGGCTCTGAAGTATGGGAATGATGTGTTGGTAGGAGTGAGTGTGGGTGAGGGGGTGGAGTTTCTGGAGAGATTTAGCAGCGATACCAGGGAGAAGTGAGTTGCAGTAGTTAACTCAGCAGCAGAGTTAAAAAGGCAGGGCCCAGGCCAGGCGATGTGGTACCGGTCATTACTGATATGCAGGGTTCCAGTACTCGAGTCCGGCATCCAGTTCACATTTGAATGGACTTGTTCTTTCACAAGCTCGGGTGATTTCTGATCTTTGTAACTGATCTCCAAACAAATTGTGTATAATTTAAGACATCCTGAGTAAACAACCTGCAGTTTTTTAAATGTGGAGATCAGTCTGGCATCGCTGTGGAGACATTTTGGGCCACTCTACGGAattgttttgtttcagccaCGCTGGAGGGTTTGACTATGAACTGTCCATTTAAGGTCCTGCCACAGCATCTCAATGCGGTTCAAGTGAGGAATTTGACTAGGCCACTCCAAAaccataatttatttttttctttccagcCATTCAGAGGTGGACTTTTGGTGGCTCTTGTGCTTTGGCTCACTGTTGTGCTGCATAACCCAGTTGTGCTTGAGCTTCTGGTCAAATACTGAAGACCAGACTTGTTTCCATCAGTACTTTCTGGTAGACAGTTGAGCTCAGTCGCTCCCACACCACAGCCAAAACATCCCCATACCATCACATTACCTCCTCCATGTTTGACTGTGGCCGTGATGTTCCTTGTGTTGAAAGCTCTGTTAGCTTTACAGCAGATGCAGCAGGACTCATGTCTTCCCAGTGGTTCCACTTCTCACTTTTCAGTTGATGGTTTTTGAATTCAGATTCATGGTGGATTTTTTGCACTTAGACTCGGCTGCCCAGCTCCAGTATTGGATTTGGTCCCCACCCCAACTTTGACTTGATTGTTAAAGATAGGATCTTGCCTTCGGTGCGATTAAGGTGGATGCAACGCGGCTGATAACGTGTATGTGCATGAAGACTAACAAGCTCACACACAGGAACAGCTGTGGGTACCCAGTGTGTCTGGGGGACTTTCTGACTTGTTAGTGTTGTCTTTATCTGATGTGTAGTGTTGAATGTCGAATAATTGCTCATTTGCTCATCCACACTGACTTGGTGGTGTTTCCAGGGGTTCTAGAGGAGGCCCGATTCTTTGGCATTGAGCAGCTGGCTGAACAGCTGGAAGGGGTGATAAAGGTGAGCTGAAGTCTCAGGCACCCTTGTGTCTTTTGCCACTTGCGAGAGACAGGCCTGCGAGAGACAGGCCTGCGAGAGACTCTGCAGAAGAGCTTGGGTGACTCTGAATGCAGACCTCTCTCATCTGCAGAATTCCCAACCTCCTGACGATCACTCCCCCATCTCTCGGAAGGAATTTGTGCGATTCCTGCTAGCTACACCCACCAAGGCAGAACTGCGCTGCCAGGTACCAGAATCAGCAGGCCTTTCATTGTCTGTGGACAGCTCTTGATTAAACAGGAACATAGTTTACTATTATTAGCCAGTGCTTTAGTGGGATGTTTGTTGAAGAGGGGTCCAGCTGTCATATATTTTAGAAGCGTGTTTTGAATCTCTCCAGTACAATCCAGCTGTTTGTGGTGGAATCTGTAAGCTACTTTGGATTTAAGTGGCAATGAAGAAACAACGTAATACTTGCTTAAGCACTCTGCCACCTAATGAATATGTTAATGAGGGTTCATCTTCTATAGCAATGGCACCCTGTCCACCATAGTTACAGGAGCTTATTCTTTTGTAGTTTGCACTGGATCTAGCTGCACGTGCCATTTCCCTTCCTTTGTTCACTCCTTCCAGGGTCTGAACTTCAGTGGTGCAGATCTGTCTCGTCTCGACCTGCGCTACATCAACTTCAAGATGGCCAACCTGAGCCGCTGCAATCTCACGCATGCCAACCTCTGCTGTGCCAACCTGGAGCGAGCGGACCTGTCAGGTGCCAACCTGGATGTAAGACCCCCCTCCTCTCGCTCATTTGGCTGGATAAGCATGGAAAAAGGAATTAAACTATGCAAATATTTTGGTGTTTCCAGGCTATCGCAACAGAATGGGCCTGCTAcatattctttaaaaaaatcttattAATGTTCTTGATGAAATCACCAGTGTGACCTGGTTGTCAGCATCAGAATGTGCACAGAGGACACATTGAAGAGCAACGTCCCAAACCTAGGAGTGAGGCTGTGTCTCTGGAGTGCCTAACAGGTTATTCTTCAGCAATAAATATTGATGCAGGCAGGGTTGCTTTAATACACAGGGTTACTTGGGCTGAAGCCCAGGGGCCTCCGCTGAAAAGGGGGCCTCCGATTGCGTCCCTCACCTCGCTTGCTAATCCCAAATATTGTAACTGGATCCCAAATTTCAATGGAAAGCAAAATGCAGAATATGTGTGAAGTTGTTTCGTTTCGAACATGACGGACAGAAACGTTGCCATCTAGTCACATTCGGTGGTGGATCATGGCAAGGCCGAGATGGGACACCCCCCGGTAAACGTACCATCTCCACTGTCTGGTACAGTCTGTGAAAGTGTGGCGTCTTAAATTTGaactgtttccacaattttgccaACTAGTGTGCTTTTTATGCTACAGAAAGCAGGTTTCTCATTCACCGTATTTAGTGATTTCACATGAACTTTTTCCTGCACTGTAGTAGTGCTGAAATTGTCCTGCACAGTTGGCAAGTTCACTGCTACCACAAAAGAAATCGCTTGTCGTTCTTTTTTCAGAATGTTTattctgttcatttttttttggaGAAAGTAATGGAATTTGTTGTTTGTTAACCATCAGATGCTTTGTGGTTTTAGCAGAAAAAAACttgggtaacactttatttgacAGGGTACTAGGGGCAATAgtgtagtattatgctattacttactGTATGTATTAATTAAGCACAATCTACTGATCATGTGTTATCTCAAGCAGATTCTATATCTGTTACTTCATTAAGGAATTGTGACAGATCTTTTACGTAGCGActatatttttaatttgttcataatttgtactttCTTCAGTAGTAGCTGAGATATTGCTAAGCATTTGTGccctgtcaagtaaagtgtttgtCTGACCGCCCCTTGCTAATAGCCTGACGGCATTGTtctttgtgtgggtgtgtgtctgtgtgtgtgcatgtatgtgcttCTAGAATGCCAATTTGCAGGGTGTGAAGATGCTGTGTTCCAATGCAGAGGGAGCGTCACTCAAAGGGTGCAACTTTGAGGACCCTGCAGGTGCGAAGGCCAACCTAGAAGGTAAACAGTGAGCTCCTCTTGTTTCACCTCTTCTAGAATAAATACCTGGGATTACTATTTAATGATCATTTAGTGTGTTTACGCTGCACTTGGCAGCCCATTAATCGAAATTATTTGTAAAGCGCTGTTTCACCGGACATTTGGTTCAGATTACTTGCCCCAGTTTGACCATACCGTGTTCCCAGGAGCCAATCTTAAGGGTGTGGACATGGAGGGCAGCCAGATGACTGGGATCAACCTGCGTGTGGCCACACTGAAGAACGCCAAGCTGAAGAACTGCAACCTGCGTGGGGCCACCCTGGCTGGCACAGACTTGGAGGTGAGTGTAGAGGATCTGGCTGGTCCTGCCTATCACAGTGTGGGAGAGGGTTTAAAACCTCAACCAGAACCGTGTTCTGCTTGTCTGTAGGTCTTTTATACCTTGCGTAGCCCCCCCCAGCTCATCCTGTCCTCCTCTTCTCACCTAGAACTGTGACCTATCGGGCTGTGATCTCCAAGAGGCAAATCTGCGGGGCTCCAATGTCAAAGGTGCAATCTTCGAGGAGATGCTGACTCCGCTGCACATGTCCCAGAGTGTCAGATAACCTCCGGCGCCTTCCCCCAAACAAACCATGCTGACCAGTATACAGTAAGCATACCAGTATGCCAAAACGGACTGTTGTATGTTTATGAGTCTCACAGCCTTCATAGCTGGATTGCTATTTTGTGAGATGGGCTGAACAGCCTCCTTCTGTTCTGAAATATTTCTTATGTGTGCCGGCCATGACATGTCCCCCCCCACAACACCCACGCTTTGGATTAACAATTTTCAGGATGGGATATAGAAATATTCCCCATATCGGAAACACTAGGTTGTTACACACGCTGTACTCAGCTGAAGGATTGTACTTTGACATTCCACCAAATATACAAGGTTTGGTAATTGAACCAGAAATTGGTTATCATGTTTACACCAATGTATTGTTTCCAAGCTACAGTGTTACTCTTTGGAGTAGCTACAAAAGCCCTGTAACCAGTGCACTCCGAATGTGGTCAGTACTATCACAGTTTGCATGTCCTGTCTGTGCCAGCTGTGGAGACACTCTGCTCAAGATTTTGCTGCATTATCCATCTTGATTATGCATGCCTTGTGCACTGCTGGCATGGCTGCCAGTTCTAATCATCACTGGCGTGCTCATCTGGATACAGGTTTAGACTTTCAGCCATGATATGGTGTTAATTTTGTTAGAAATGCATGTTTGCGTTTTTTTGGATCAGTGAATCCATTGTCCAGCATGCTGGTTATAACAGAATAAAAACTTTCAGGGTAAATGTCAGTCTCTGATGTTCTTGTCTGGGAGGAGCCAGCAAACCCGGGGGAGTCCCGGGAATGACAGGGGGAGATCATGCACACTCCTCAAATGTTGGGGTCAGGGCGGAGACCCAAACCCTGatccctgaggtgtgaggcaatagtgctaaaccactgcaccaccaccctGCTCCCGCtgtgtgatttttcttttttggaaCTTGTTGTTTGTTTGCTAGCACTTAATTTTCACAAGTTGGAGATTTGGTATCTTATAATAAGTTTATGTAAACCCCACTGTGCCTGTgaagcagttttttttgccaGCTCAGTGAAACTTGTGTGCAAGTCAAAAACAATCTAGGTAGCAGCAATGTGGTCTCAGAGAAAAATCACAGTGGGGtcagtatgtgtatgtatgacgTCACGCTAGTTATACTTACCGAGCCCTGGAGGGACAACTGGCagcttgtttttttatttcatgcCTATGATGCACAAATTTGTATGTACAGTTTAGTTTAATAGTAAGTTCAGCTCACAAAATCCCTTAATTGTGTGCATTATTTCCATTTTTATGCTTTCAGTTTGCTATGTGAAGCTCTCCAATCAATTGAGTTGTGCTCTGGTTTTGGTTATCACACTGCAAACGATTTTTAATTGTGTAAATGCTAGTTGTGAATTAATTATTGAAATAAAAggcaaattcataaaaaaaactaCCAGATATGTAAATGGTAATTAAATGACCACAAAGTGTAGTTTTTGTCCATTAAAAAAAGTACAGAAGAAATTTGGAATGGGACACATACTATAAGGATATGGACACATACTATAAGGATATggacacatgtacatatatgcCATGTTTGTTTGCTATTTGCAGAAGTACACATGCACTGAAATGCTTCTCTTTACTTGTCCCATTTTTCTCTCTGTGAAACACACATGTGGGTGtgagcaagcttgggggtcacagcacatggtcagccagcatgcagtgcCCTTGAAGCTGGGggctaagggacttgctcaaggtcTCATGGACATGTGACTTTTCTGCTGCGCCACGCACTGCCCCCATGGTATTGGTCATTACTATGTGTAGAATTAAGAATTAGATGGTCATACCTCCTAATTTATACCACTGAAATTTTGGACACTTGTTTGGACAAGCGGCAAGCTTTGCAGAATAAGACCAAGTTGGAATTGCAGACGTGCGTTATTTGAGCGAATAAATTTACTACCGTAAAATCTATGGCTTCCGTATGTCGGTCATAGTGGAAGTGAGAAATTAGTATAATAGTAATATTTAGACATGAAGAATttctaataaataatatatatgacACTTATAACATGGAGCTTAAGACATACACAAAGAAATACAGGTAACCACCTAATTTGTGGGGAAGAATTCTGCAAATTGGTTTATGAATGGAACTTGTAACAAATGAAATAGTTTCAGAATTATGTATCACATCTAGGATTCAGAGCAAGATTTTCGCACTTTGCCTATTTTGTAGTCCagtcctttgcagggcacatACGTTACAAGTTTACCTGAATGCCTGGAGGAAAGCTACAGAACATGGAACCTCCTCACTCGCAGAATgggggcaggattcaaacccccaacccagGAGGCGATAGAGCTACCATACCACTCTCTGATGAGTTTGAAGTTAACTCTTCATAATGTTCATAGCTAGCTTTGTAAGAgaattttcattcattcattcattcattcattcattcattcattcattcattgtcCACCGCATATCTGGGTTCAGGCCACGGATGCAGCAGTCTGAACAGATGCAGACCATCCTCTTCGCCGCCACCttttccagctcctctgggggataCTGAGGCTTTCCCCAACTAGCTGAgatatataatctctccagcatcTGTCCTAGACTGATGCCCAAATCACCTCAGCTGACTCTTTCTATACAGGAATGTAGATAGACTGATAAATCGATAGCTTTACTTTTTGACTCTcttttcaccatgacagaccgctACAATGTCCACATAGGTGCTGACTCTGCACCAGTTCACCAGTCAGACTCCCACTCCATTCTTCCCtcttgtgaacaagaccccaagatacttaaactcctctgcTAGAGGCAGTAACTCATCCTCAACCTGGAAGGGACAGTCCAGCCTTTCTTTGGGTTCAGAGTCATGGCCTCAGAATTGGTGGTGCTGATCCGCATCCCAGGCTCTTCAAAAACCACCCAAGTGTACGTCG contains these protein-coding regions:
- the LOC125746849 gene encoding BTB/POZ domain-containing protein KCTD9-like; its protein translation is MRRVTLFVNGTSKNGKVVAVYGTLVDLLSVASAKLGIRASNIYNGKGGLIDDIALIRDDDVLYVSEGDSFVEPQCENGGPDDHCFWADTDWLTLNVGGRCFTTTRSTLVSKQPESMLAHMFKDKDVWGNKCDERGAYLIDRSPDYFEPILNYLRHGQLIVNEGINLLGVLEEARFFGIEQLAEQLEGVIKNSQPPDDHSPISRKEFVRFLLATPTKAELRCQGLNFSGADLSRLDLRYINFKMANLSRCNLTHANLCCANLERADLSGANLDNANLQGVKMLCSNAEGASLKGCNFEDPAGAKANLEGANLKGVDMEGSQMTGINLRVATLKNAKLKNCNLRGATLAGTDLENCDLSGCDLQEANLRGSNVKGAIFEEMLTPLHMSQSVR